From one Gossypium hirsutum isolate 1008001.06 chromosome D08, Gossypium_hirsutum_v2.1, whole genome shotgun sequence genomic stretch:
- the LOC107931285 gene encoding non-specific lipid transfer protein GPI-anchored 7, whose protein sequence is MAKFFIMAVLVILGTMVTSAYAQASCAQNLVSCYPYLNNATAKPEDDCCNPIRQTVAKDLPCLCNLYNDPNTLASFNVTVPEALRISRECGVSTDLSACNATSPTSAPSPPGQSGGADRIVLTGVITLFLVLVSITLY, encoded by the exons ATGGCTAAGTTTTTTATCATGGCGGTTCTTGTGATTTTGGGGACGATGGTAACCTCAGCTTATGCGCAAGCAAGTTGTGCGCAGAACCTTGTGTCCTGTTATCCTTACCTGAACAACGCCACGGCCAAACCTGAAGACGACTGCTGTAACCCGATCAGACAAACCGTCGCCAAAGATCTTCCTTGCCTTTGCAACCTCTATAACGACCCTAATACACTTGCTTCCTTCAACGTCACTGTCCCGGAAGCCCTCAGGATCTCTCGTGAATGCGGAGTCAGTACTGATCTCAGCGCTTGCAACG CCACTTCTCCCACCTCTGCTCCATCCCCGCcag GACAATCTGGAGGTGCTGACAGGATAGTATTGACTGGAGTTATCACCTTATTCTTAGTATTGGTCTCTATAACACTGTATTAA